In the Pirellulaceae bacterium genome, one interval contains:
- a CDS encoding DUF1552 domain-containing protein, with amino-acid sequence MNRRTFLQGAGVVLLLPRMESLGQVAEADSPRRLLTIVNHLSFYQPELIPQVDGAFEKTPPLLDEFSDHFNHLKIFSGLDNPAVQNGFGHTPCVGILSGYFNKLRRKNRLSIDQAVADLIGADTRFRSLVFQAGENLNFSQISWNKHGLPVKQIDSPRKIFNLLFQVNENETTQQQVLAEDRSILDAVFTQAKSMEKRLNATDRLKMDEYLTSVREVEQTIKRRAYWADHSKPRVDYDFEDFNRKSVDDYVGTLLDLAVLALETDSTRAVTVQIPFWEGFKEPDLSGNYHDLSHHGQKPEKIEKLLMLEHAIVKRISTSLSKMKERNAGNSSLFDQTTTLLTASMGSANSHNFDDLPALVFDGRMKTAGHWQKKDAPMSNLYLGLLQLFGAEQERFGESTGAFEVLS; translated from the coding sequence GTGAATAGACGTACATTTCTTCAGGGAGCGGGGGTTGTCTTGCTCCTCCCCCGCATGGAAAGCCTAGGGCAAGTCGCCGAGGCCGATTCGCCGCGCCGCCTGCTCACGATCGTTAATCACCTCAGCTTTTATCAGCCCGAGTTGATCCCGCAGGTGGACGGTGCATTCGAGAAGACGCCGCCCTTGCTGGACGAGTTTTCCGATCACTTCAATCACCTAAAGATTTTCAGCGGGCTGGACAACCCTGCCGTACAGAACGGTTTCGGGCATACGCCTTGCGTGGGAATTCTCTCCGGTTACTTCAACAAGCTGCGACGCAAAAACCGGCTATCGATTGACCAGGCAGTCGCGGACCTGATTGGGGCCGACACGCGTTTCAGGTCGCTGGTCTTTCAGGCTGGAGAGAACCTTAACTTCTCCCAGATCTCCTGGAACAAACACGGATTACCGGTTAAACAGATCGATTCTCCCCGGAAAATTTTCAATCTGCTCTTTCAAGTCAACGAAAACGAGACGACGCAACAGCAAGTACTCGCCGAAGACCGCAGCATTCTCGATGCGGTGTTCACTCAGGCCAAGTCGATGGAGAAGCGTCTCAATGCGACTGACCGATTGAAAATGGATGAGTATCTAACTTCAGTCCGCGAAGTGGAGCAGACGATAAAGCGCCGAGCCTACTGGGCCGACCACTCCAAGCCACGCGTGGACTACGACTTCGAGGATTTCAACCGCAAGTCGGTGGACGACTACGTAGGCACCTTGCTGGATCTTGCCGTGCTAGCCCTGGAAACCGATTCGACGCGTGCGGTCACAGTGCAGATTCCGTTTTGGGAAGGCTTCAAGGAGCCGGACCTCAGTGGTAACTACCACGATCTTTCCCACCACGGCCAGAAGCCGGAGAAGATCGAGAAGTTGCTCATGCTGGAGCACGCAATCGTCAAGCGGATCAGTACTTCGCTCAGCAAGATGAAGGAACGCAACGCAGGAAACAGCTCGCTCTTCGATCAGACGACCACCCTCCTGACCGCCTCCATGGGCAGCGCCAACTCTCATAATTTCGATGACCTGCCAGCCCTGGTGTTTGACGGCCGTATGAAGACCGCCGGCCATTGGCAAAAAAAGGACGCACCAATGAGCAACCTGTACCTCGGGCTGCTGCAACTGTTCGGGGCCGAGCAGGAACGGTTCGGGGAAAGCACCGGAGCCTTCGAGGTGTTGTCATGA
- a CDS encoding beta-propeller fold lactonase family protein: MQLQTEANNVSPHRIPAIYCVSHCYNAPLPDERASKLTVLSLDTTTNSLIPVQQTTLPEGTLMPIAQVINQKGTKLFTTAGRHGVVCYHLAPHDQGKIIGGPILLQVTPEPSKTPYGVMPVDISLDMREENLFTCNFMAGSISSLSLDTDGQLCGDPRVCLLTHFGIPEKVRQLGPSAAAKELGFPEGFPEDGSHPHGVACHPSGKWLAVCDLGTSNLSVFSLPLGESFDSGKPDFVLRGHAAPDNNRHYLAGTRLIRFSPNGKFLLSVNELDHTISSYRFDESRGTLIPCGPPHMTIPQTWLDELPPRPYMYNAQPNYNAGIAVSPDGRHVYSSARGHDSVAGFKIHADGVLAPTDQVRIASGGRTPWSITFLDNHFLLVANQNADDPTARQPGGQGSDPDRIAPAGREPGNLMVLRRDPENGSLRPTGAIWEAPHILSVQVAKPLAC, translated from the coding sequence ATGCAATTACAAACCGAGGCAAACAACGTGTCACCACACCGGATACCGGCTATCTACTGTGTTTCACATTGCTACAACGCGCCATTGCCTGACGAGCGGGCATCGAAGCTGACGGTTCTCTCGCTCGATACCACCACAAATAGCTTGATCCCCGTGCAACAAACGACGCTGCCGGAAGGGACATTGATGCCGATCGCTCAGGTGATCAATCAAAAAGGAACGAAGCTGTTTACTACCGCTGGAAGACATGGAGTCGTTTGCTACCACCTAGCTCCCCACGATCAAGGGAAAATCATTGGTGGACCGATCCTGTTGCAGGTTACCCCTGAACCCTCGAAGACACCTTATGGTGTGATGCCAGTTGATATCAGCTTGGATATGCGTGAGGAAAACCTGTTTACATGCAATTTCATGGCAGGCTCAATTTCCTCTCTATCACTTGACACCGATGGTCAACTTTGCGGCGATCCCCGAGTCTGCTTGCTGACGCATTTTGGTATTCCTGAGAAAGTCCGGCAACTGGGTCCTAGTGCTGCGGCGAAAGAACTGGGTTTCCCAGAAGGTTTTCCCGAGGATGGATCACACCCGCATGGAGTCGCGTGCCACCCCAGTGGAAAATGGTTGGCGGTTTGTGATCTTGGCACCAGTAACCTGTCAGTGTTTTCACTTCCCCTTGGAGAATCTTTTGATTCGGGTAAACCGGATTTTGTCCTGCGCGGTCATGCAGCACCCGACAATAATCGCCATTACCTTGCCGGTACACGTCTGATACGCTTTTCACCTAACGGCAAATTTTTATTAAGCGTCAATGAATTGGACCACACGATATCCAGCTATCGATTTGACGAGTCCAGAGGCACGCTGATTCCGTGCGGTCCACCTCACATGACGATTCCCCAAACTTGGTTAGATGAATTACCGCCACGTCCATACATGTACAACGCGCAACCAAACTACAATGCGGGCATTGCAGTTTCCCCCGATGGTCGTCACGTGTATTCCTCAGCGAGAGGACATGATTCGGTCGCTGGTTTCAAGATTCACGCAGATGGCGTGCTTGCACCAACAGATCAAGTCCGAATTGCCAGTGGCGGCCGAACACCATGGTCGATCACATTTCTCGACAATCATTTTCTTCTGGTTGCTAATCAAAATGCGGATGACCCAACCGCGCGTCAACCGGGTGGCCAAGGTTCCGATCCCGACCGAATCGCGCCAGCAGGTCGTGAGCCAGGAAATTTAATGGTTCTAAGACGAGACCCTGAAAATGGCTCGCTACGTCCCACCGGGGCCATTTGGGAAGCACCGCACATCCTCAGTGTCCAAGTCGCAAAACCTTTAGCGTGCTGA